Proteins co-encoded in one Gleimia hominis genomic window:
- a CDS encoding GntR family transcriptional regulator: MKSTFLAQVRADTLGQVIRGGNYAQGEHLAPEAVLAATFSFAGGTTRGALAILEEDNVIPNKPGVGIFVSYHGYPLDNTSGRSFNRKSVGLETQVETKRITYDANGHPAEYVISYLHPQYFSVHSAFTKGKQRG; the protein is encoded by the coding sequence TTGAAGTCAACATTTCTCGCACAGGTGCGAGCGGATACTTTGGGGCAGGTAATCCGCGGTGGCAACTACGCGCAAGGCGAGCATCTAGCGCCAGAAGCGGTGCTTGCTGCCACTTTTAGTTTTGCGGGCGGAACAACTCGCGGGGCATTAGCCATTTTGGAAGAAGACAATGTGATACCGAACAAACCCGGGGTCGGTATATTCGTCTCTTACCACGGATACCCGCTTGATAATACAAGCGGACGGTCGTTTAACCGTAAGAGCGTTGGTCTCGAAACGCAAGTAGAGACCAAGCGGATAACTTATGACGCCAATGGTCACCCTGCTGAATACGTTATCTCTTATCTACACCCCCAATATTTTTCTGTTCATTCTGCATTCACGAAAGGGAAACAACGTGGATAA
- a CDS encoding ADP-ribosylglycohydrolase family protein translates to MDKLQRAYATLAGLALGDALGMPTQSMSPNQIRDSYGGPVSGLRSSGEDQPIAPLMQAGSVTDDTEQAVLLAELLIEDKGRIDPPKLARRLLDWEAKMETNGSLDLLGPSTKLALQQLRDGVPMENLGTTGTTNGAAMRVAPIGVACALESPRLFDLVFDSCRLTHRTVNGIQAATVVALSVSAGIEGYSITDAIQYSLGQITDRELGGVWNPQALVASRIEYALEVSQLHNGSESSFITSVQKEIGTSVEANESIPAAFALLHYYRENPYQALIAATNIGGDTDTIGAIVGAIIGATCGSTVFPHDEVSLVENVSGINFLDLAQSLVELRMNHA, encoded by the coding sequence GTGGATAAACTACAGCGTGCATATGCCACACTTGCAGGGTTAGCGTTAGGTGATGCACTCGGGATGCCTACGCAATCTATGAGCCCCAACCAAATCCGCGATTCCTATGGAGGGCCAGTTTCAGGTTTGCGGTCTTCAGGTGAAGACCAGCCCATCGCGCCTTTAATGCAGGCCGGATCGGTGACCGACGACACAGAACAAGCAGTTCTCTTAGCTGAGCTACTGATTGAAGATAAGGGAAGAATTGATCCGCCCAAATTGGCCCGCCGGCTACTTGACTGGGAAGCGAAGATGGAGACAAATGGTTCACTGGACTTGTTGGGTCCCTCAACCAAGCTGGCTTTGCAACAGTTAAGAGATGGCGTTCCCATGGAGAACTTGGGAACAACCGGCACCACGAATGGAGCTGCGATGCGTGTAGCTCCGATTGGTGTCGCTTGCGCCCTAGAGTCACCGCGCTTGTTTGACCTTGTTTTTGACTCTTGCCGTTTAACTCATCGCACGGTAAATGGAATTCAAGCAGCAACTGTAGTTGCCTTATCAGTCAGTGCCGGGATTGAGGGTTATTCCATAACAGACGCAATCCAGTACTCCTTGGGACAAATAACAGACCGTGAACTTGGTGGAGTATGGAACCCGCAAGCACTTGTCGCCAGTCGGATTGAGTACGCCCTAGAAGTTTCCCAGCTCCACAATGGGAGCGAGTCGAGTTTTATCACTTCTGTACAAAAAGAAATCGGTACGTCAGTGGAAGCCAATGAGTCAATCCCGGCTGCGTTTGCGCTGCTTCACTACTACCGAGAAAACCCGTATCAGGCACTAATTGCCGCAACAAATATTGGTGGGGATACCGACACCATCGGCGCAATAGTCGGAGCTATTATAGGTGCGACGTGTGGAAGTACAGTATTTCCACACGATGAGGTTTCTTTGGTAGAAAACGTATCGGGTATCAACTTTTTGGATTTAGCACAATCTTTGGTAGAGCTTAGGATGAACCACGCATGA
- a CDS encoding purine-cytosine permease family protein, translated as MSIKSFFSSVEERGIEPVPLADRNGNPKDLFWVWFAANISILGIPLGASLVALGLNLWQAVFATVVGAVGSFALVGAVSVAGRIGGAPSLTLSRSIFGTSGNRVPTLVAMLSRLGWETVNTVTGALALMSLVAIVSEKTIVHHRTPVVVISILIFVLLTVLVSGFGHHLILKVQKYSTWVFGLLTLIVVFYLASTVDWQMVLNKPGGSLSAVLIGVGIIAGGTGLGWVNSGADMARYQHPKVSSSSLIASAAFGAGIPLIIVIGIGSVLGASNATLTQAADPISVVREALPTWVAVAYLIAAFAGLVMSNNLSVYSAGLTLITLGVRIPRYYAVIVDVIVITIGAAWFLLGSDTFYGPFITFISLLAVPLSAWTGIFLWDLSKRKTYREDSLLDTSRSGLFYFLGGFAPGASCAWLAGTVFGYLFYRAQVSADVTWFAGPFADTWLGRNGLAWLACLLVATVLYALLRPMDERILVSRLGQTTTKGEGE; from the coding sequence ATGAGTATCAAGAGTTTCTTCTCGAGTGTCGAGGAAAGAGGTATTGAACCAGTTCCCCTCGCAGATAGAAATGGAAATCCGAAGGATCTCTTTTGGGTTTGGTTTGCCGCGAACATTTCGATTCTTGGCATTCCTCTTGGAGCGTCTTTAGTAGCACTGGGGTTGAATCTGTGGCAAGCGGTCTTCGCTACAGTTGTTGGGGCGGTAGGATCATTTGCCTTAGTAGGCGCGGTGTCAGTCGCTGGACGAATCGGTGGAGCCCCCTCGTTAACACTTTCACGATCCATTTTCGGAACTAGCGGAAACCGCGTACCGACACTGGTAGCTATGCTAAGTCGGCTGGGTTGGGAGACAGTTAACACCGTGACTGGTGCTTTGGCGTTAATGTCGCTTGTGGCAATAGTAAGCGAAAAAACTATTGTGCATCATCGCACCCCGGTGGTAGTTATTTCAATCCTTATTTTTGTTTTGCTTACAGTTCTTGTCTCTGGATTTGGCCACCATTTGATCTTGAAAGTTCAAAAGTACTCTACCTGGGTATTCGGATTGCTAACGCTGATCGTGGTTTTCTATTTGGCGTCAACTGTGGACTGGCAGATGGTGTTAAACAAGCCCGGAGGCTCTTTAAGCGCGGTGCTTATAGGAGTTGGGATCATAGCCGGCGGAACTGGACTAGGGTGGGTGAACTCGGGGGCGGATATGGCTCGCTACCAGCACCCTAAGGTCTCCTCTAGTAGCCTCATTGCGTCTGCAGCTTTTGGCGCGGGAATTCCCTTAATTATAGTAATCGGTATCGGTTCAGTACTGGGCGCTAGTAACGCGACGCTTACTCAAGCTGCTGACCCAATTTCCGTTGTAAGAGAAGCTCTGCCGACATGGGTTGCGGTCGCGTATCTAATCGCTGCTTTCGCAGGGCTTGTTATGTCCAATAACCTCTCGGTCTATTCTGCAGGGCTAACTCTAATCACGTTGGGCGTACGGATTCCCCGGTATTACGCTGTAATCGTAGACGTTATTGTCATAACCATCGGAGCGGCGTGGTTCCTCTTGGGGTCCGATACTTTTTACGGCCCTTTCATTACGTTTATTTCACTTTTAGCAGTACCGCTCAGTGCCTGGACTGGGATTTTCCTGTGGGATCTTAGTAAACGGAAGACCTACCGCGAAGACAGTTTGCTAGACACTTCACGTTCCGGACTTTTCTATTTTCTAGGTGGGTTCGCCCCGGGAGCAAGCTGCGCGTGGTTGGCTGGCACAGTTTTCGGGTACCTGTTCTATCGGGCGCAAGTGAGCGCAGATGTAACCTGGTTTGCCGGACCTTTCGCTGATACTTGGTTGGGGCGAAACGGTTTAGCTTGGCTAGCTTGTCTTCTAGTCGCCACTGTTCTATACGCTCTTCTTCGCCCGATGGATGAGCGAATTCTGGTGAGCCGCTTAGGCCAAACTACGACCAAGGGCGAAGGGGAATAA